A window of Haliscomenobacter hydrossis DSM 1100 contains these coding sequences:
- a CDS encoding tetratricopeptide repeat protein translates to MANKTPPQAAQLMTHKNIVYGNISAGGKVHIGDIIYHVEQDFQHSILFLRIEPQEAGNYAAQLSLKSRHAGKAGLASDGVPLLRENIPLAIDPQLFAQVNTFQEYRRMDDATYRDTLSMPGQLAPWNEDQLAQALFNTFFTGDILQVCHDFVELLEKRKIAELILAISTADTPVLNLPFEMVIPHFFPSKLGIARQSLAVAHFGLVRSLEKNLPKFDMQGKAASAAPLKMLFVTALPENLNERAKLLEIEEEQKRLIDAIGSFEATGGEPKIVIEFLDTASLAEISEALRKHQHDIVHISGHGSYQKQVKQGVLHLEDEDGNHREVLGGELGETLRQHQCVKLLILSACETAMAGNGVVEQLAEFGLPSIVAMRFAVTDNGAKVFTTALYAALSKGETLTHALASARESLWQYLLEQRRLDPQRPHLAEWFTPVVYLNQYTEALVNPSEKYVLPEDFYPRSDFFKTKNTRLIGSGFIGRKRYLNLLRRSFAKGQHVVLHGLGGLGKTTLAEAFAHNYENRSHEVLIFRNGNQISEKYILDELLARWEGDEKANKNTLRQVKQYLESKADPLEKLQALIDNYLQGRRTILIFDNFEDVQVGEDGTQEQGIGSAGLAAFMQHLCQNTPDHCHLLFTTRYLISDLQDCVQHLGLDKMSYAESYRLSNFSPTLRAIPLAERQDVFKRLDGHPRAYEFLEAILKKDKTADWSKLAASVGEVEAQVWENLLLAKIYQGLTTEEQLVLQMAAVCITRTPLGALVAISGEDETVLIPLLQSLHEWSLCFWDGEGKVFEVHRLTREWMVREVIAGEDVKKWAFAAGEFFRNNVSSNEDAELSIAYFEIAEAWEEFAIVSFHLQDHYQLIGFYQKAYELNQAVLACNIDQKTNANAYARSGVILLLYGQLDQALELHELCLAISQQISDRQGEGAALSNISQIYWTKGDYDTALRFWEQSLPILQQIGDRKGEGTILNNLATIAHAKGDYDTALRFLEQSLAICQQISDRKGEGMALSNISQIYSSKGDNDTALRFLEQSLAICQQIGDRKGEGVSLNCISQIYSAKSDYDTALRFLEQSLAIMQQIGDISGLATTLNNMGAIYWKQKKDVENAVQAFMKSYQIFKKIGSPKASVPESYLHAIIETIGESRFEQILDQLNAS, encoded by the coding sequence GTGGCTAACAAAACCCCGCCCCAGGCGGCACAGCTAATGACCCACAAAAACATCGTCTACGGCAACATCTCCGCCGGTGGCAAGGTCCACATCGGCGACATCATCTACCATGTAGAGCAGGATTTTCAACACAGCATTCTTTTTCTGCGCATTGAGCCACAGGAAGCAGGAAACTATGCTGCACAACTCAGCCTCAAATCCCGCCACGCCGGGAAAGCGGGTTTGGCCTCCGACGGTGTTCCCTTGCTGCGCGAAAACATCCCCCTGGCCATCGACCCCCAATTGTTTGCCCAGGTCAACACCTTTCAGGAGTACCGCCGGATGGACGATGCCACCTACCGGGACACCCTGAGTATGCCAGGACAGCTTGCGCCCTGGAACGAGGATCAACTAGCCCAGGCCCTTTTCAATACCTTTTTTACCGGCGATATCCTCCAGGTTTGCCACGATTTTGTGGAACTGTTAGAAAAGCGCAAAATTGCAGAGCTGATTCTAGCCATTTCCACCGCCGATACCCCGGTGCTGAACTTGCCCTTTGAAATGGTCATTCCCCATTTCTTCCCGTCCAAACTGGGGATAGCACGCCAAAGCCTGGCCGTAGCCCATTTCGGGCTGGTGCGCAGCCTGGAAAAAAACCTGCCCAAATTCGACATGCAAGGCAAAGCTGCCTCGGCTGCCCCGCTCAAAATGCTCTTCGTCACTGCCCTGCCCGAAAACCTGAACGAACGCGCCAAATTGCTCGAAATCGAAGAAGAGCAAAAACGCCTGATCGACGCCATCGGCAGTTTTGAAGCCACGGGCGGCGAACCCAAAATTGTCATCGAGTTTTTGGATACCGCCTCCCTCGCCGAAATCAGCGAGGCGCTGCGCAAACACCAGCACGACATTGTCCACATCAGCGGGCACGGCTCGTACCAAAAGCAGGTGAAGCAGGGCGTATTGCACCTCGAAGACGAGGACGGCAACCACCGCGAAGTGCTCGGCGGCGAACTGGGCGAAACCCTGCGCCAGCACCAGTGTGTCAAGCTGCTCATCCTCAGCGCCTGCGAAACGGCCATGGCGGGCAACGGCGTGGTGGAGCAATTGGCCGAGTTTGGCTTGCCTTCTATCGTGGCCATGCGTTTTGCGGTGACCGACAATGGTGCCAAGGTGTTCACCACCGCGCTGTACGCGGCTTTATCGAAAGGCGAAACCCTGACCCATGCCCTGGCCTCCGCCCGCGAAAGCCTCTGGCAATACCTGCTGGAACAACGGAGGCTGGATCCACAGCGCCCCCATTTGGCCGAGTGGTTCACCCCCGTGGTATACCTCAACCAATACACCGAGGCCCTGGTCAATCCCAGTGAAAAGTACGTCCTGCCCGAGGATTTTTACCCCCGCAGCGATTTTTTCAAAACCAAAAATACCCGCCTGATTGGCTCCGGCTTCATCGGGCGCAAACGTTACCTCAACCTGCTGCGGCGCAGTTTTGCCAAAGGCCAACACGTAGTGCTGCACGGTCTGGGCGGTCTGGGCAAAACCACCCTGGCGGAAGCTTTTGCCCACAATTATGAGAACCGCAGCCACGAGGTGCTCATTTTCCGCAATGGAAACCAGATTTCGGAAAAGTACATTTTGGACGAGCTGCTGGCCCGTTGGGAAGGCGATGAAAAAGCCAACAAAAATACCCTCCGACAGGTCAAACAATACCTCGAAAGTAAAGCCGACCCGCTGGAAAAACTACAGGCTTTAATCGACAATTACCTGCAAGGCCGCAGAACCATCCTGATTTTTGACAATTTTGAAGATGTACAAGTCGGTGAGGACGGCACCCAGGAGCAAGGTATTGGCAGCGCGGGTTTAGCGGCTTTTATGCAGCATTTGTGCCAAAACACGCCCGATCATTGCCACTTGTTGTTCACCACCCGCTACCTGATCAGCGATTTACAAGACTGTGTGCAACACCTTGGCCTGGACAAAATGAGCTATGCCGAGAGCTATCGCCTCTCCAACTTCTCCCCTACCCTACGCGCCATCCCGCTGGCTGAACGCCAGGATGTATTCAAACGCCTGGACGGCCACCCGCGGGCGTACGAGTTTTTGGAGGCGATTTTGAAAAAGGATAAAACTGCGGATTGGTCAAAACTGGCGGCCTCAGTGGGGGAAGTGGAAGCGCAGGTTTGGGAGAATTTGCTGTTGGCGAAAATATATCAGGGACTGACAACTGAGGAGCAGTTGGTGCTGCAAATGGCAGCGGTGTGTATCACACGGACGCCACTGGGTGCTTTAGTGGCGATTAGCGGAGAAGACGAAACGGTTTTGATACCCCTGTTGCAATCGCTGCATGAGTGGTCTTTGTGTTTTTGGGATGGCGAAGGAAAGGTATTTGAGGTGCATCGTTTGACTAGGGAGTGGATGGTAAGGGAGGTGATTGCGGGGGAGGACGTGAAAAAATGGGCGTTTGCGGCGGGGGAGTTTTTCAGAAACAATGTTTCTTCAAATGAGGATGCCGAGTTGTCAATAGCTTATTTTGAAATTGCTGAGGCTTGGGAGGAATTCGCAATAGTCTCTTTCCATTTGCAAGACCATTATCAGTTGATTGGTTTTTATCAAAAGGCATATGAACTCAATCAAGCAGTTTTAGCTTGCAACATTGATCAAAAAACCAATGCCAATGCCTACGCTCGATCTGGGGTTATTCTACTATTGTATGGACAATTAGACCAAGCCTTAGAATTACATGAATTATGTCTGGCCATTTCTCAGCAAATCAGTGACCGTCAAGGCGAGGGGGCAGCCTTGAGTAACATCAGCCAAATCTATTGGACCAAGGGTGACTACGACACAGCCTTGCGCTTTTGGGAACAAAGTCTCCCCATTCTGCAGCAAATTGGTGACCGTAAAGGCGAGGGAACCATCTTGAATAACCTTGCGACAATTGCCCATGCCAAGGGTGACTACGATACGGCCTTACGCTTTTTGGAACAAAGTCTCGCCATATGTCAGCAAATCAGTGACCGTAAAGGCGAGGGGATGGCCTTGAGTAACATCAGCCAAATCTATTCGTCCAAGGGTGACAACGATACGGCCTTACGCTTTTTGGAACAAAGTCTCGCCATATGTCAGCAAATCGGTGACCGTAAAGGCGAGGGGGTAAGCTTGAATTGCATCAGCCAAATCTATTCGGCAAAGAGCGATTACGACACAGCTTTGCGATTTTTGGAACAAAGTCTCGCTATAATGCAGCAAATCGGTGACATCTCTGGTTTAGCAACAACGTTGAACAACATGGGAGCAATTTATTGGAAGCAAAAAAAGGATGTTGAAAATGCTGTCCAGGCTTTTATGAAATCTTATCAAATTTTTAAAAAAATAGGGTCTCCGAAAGCAAGTGTACCAGAAAGTTACCTGCATGCCATCATCGAAACCATCGGCGAATCCCGCTTCGAACAAATCCTCGACCAACTCAATGCCTCCTAA